A genomic segment from Flavobacterium litorale encodes:
- the coaE gene encoding dephospho-CoA kinase (Dephospho-CoA kinase (CoaE) performs the final step in coenzyme A biosynthesis.) — protein MKTKIIGLTGGIGSGKTTIANYFASLGVPVYIADEEAKKILYIPSVVAAITTAFGTDVLTDGIPDRKKLAALVFNNPEKLQQLNTIIHPKVAEHFNSWLTSKNNHLFVIKEAAILFESGSYKNCDKIILVTAPKALRIQRVISRDGSTEEEVVKRMNNQWDDEKKRQMSDFVIDNIVLDDAKQKAHAIYNTLKNM, from the coding sequence ATGAAAACAAAAATTATAGGGCTTACTGGTGGTATTGGTAGCGGTAAAACTACCATAGCAAACTATTTTGCTTCGTTAGGCGTACCCGTGTACATAGCTGACGAAGAAGCTAAAAAAATACTATATATTCCAAGTGTAGTTGCTGCCATAACAACTGCTTTTGGTACTGATGTACTAACAGATGGTATACCCGATAGGAAAAAGTTGGCAGCATTGGTTTTTAATAATCCCGAAAAGTTACAACAGCTCAATACCATTATACACCCAAAAGTAGCAGAACATTTTAACAGTTGGCTTACTAGTAAAAACAACCATTTGTTTGTTATAAAGGAAGCAGCCATTTTGTTTGAAAGTGGCAGCTATAAAAATTGCGATAAAATAATACTAGTAACTGCTCCCAAAGCACTACGTATTCAGCGTGTTATAAGCAGAGATGGTAGCACTGAAGAAGAAGTAGTAAAGCGAATGAATAACCAATGGGATGATGAGAAGAAAAGGCAAATGAGCGATTTTGTTATTGATAATATTGTATTGGACGATGCAAAACAAAAAGCACATGCTATTTATAATACTCTGAAAAATATGTAA
- a CDS encoding response regulator transcription factor: MEEVNKKILLVEDDPNFGAVLKDYLLINDFDVTLAKNGMEGFEKFKKDNFDLCILDVMMPYKDGYTLAKEIREKNKEVPIIFLTAKSMKEDVLKGYKVGADDYLNKPFDSEVLLMKIKAIIQRKASETKTDNTKFEFQIGKFHLNSKLRFLTFENEEPVKLSPKENELLKMLALHENDLMPRELALTKIWRDDNYFTSRSMDVYIAKLRKYLKPDEDVEILNIHGEGFRLVIKNKAS; the protein is encoded by the coding sequence ATGGAAGAAGTAAACAAAAAGATTCTTTTAGTAGAAGATGATCCAAATTTTGGAGCTGTACTAAAAGATTATCTGTTAATTAATGATTTTGACGTTACGTTGGCAAAAAACGGAATGGAAGGCTTTGAGAAATTTAAAAAAGACAATTTTGATCTTTGTATCCTTGACGTGATGATGCCGTATAAAGATGGTTATACACTTGCAAAGGAGATTAGAGAAAAGAATAAAGAAGTGCCAATTATTTTTCTTACAGCAAAATCCATGAAAGAGGATGTGTTAAAAGGATATAAAGTGGGTGCGGATGATTACCTTAACAAGCCTTTTGACTCTGAAGTATTGCTTATGAAAATTAAAGCAATTATTCAGCGTAAAGCATCGGAAACTAAAACGGATAACACGAAGTTTGAGTTCCAAATAGGTAAATTCCATTTAAACTCTAAACTACGATTTTTAACTTTTGAGAATGAGGAGCCTGTAAAGCTATCGCCAAAAGAAAACGAATTGCTTAAAATGTTGGCATTACACGAAAACGATTTGATGCCCAGAGAGCTTGCACTTACCAAAATTTGGAGAGACGACAATTACTTTACATCAAGAAGTATGGATGTATATATTGCCAAGCTCAGAAAGTACCTAAAACCAGATGAAGATGTAGAGATACTAAACATTCATGGCGAAGGTTTCCGTTTGGTAATAAAAAATAAAGCTTCTTAA
- a CDS encoding glycosyltransferase, which translates to MRFSLIIPVYNRPDEIDELLESLTKQTYTSEYEVVIIEDGSTIRCDTIVSKYQNTLSISYYYKENSGPGDSRNYGMQHANGDYFIILDSDCIIPSNYLSNINQSLTHTYVDCFGGPDAALDSFSDVQKAINFTMTSFLTTGGIRGKSEKIEKFQPRSFNMGISKKAFQASGGFGNIHPGEDPDLSIRLWKLGYQTKLFTNCYVYHKRRIDWQKFYKQVNKFGKARPILDKWHPEYKKVTFLFPSLFILGFVFAILIAVFGVKSLLYAYAFYFTVLLVLATLQNKSLKIGILSLIATCIQFYGYGVGYMASFIKVHMLSAQPEQAFPELFFKK; encoded by the coding sequence ATGCGCTTTTCGCTAATTATACCCGTTTATAACCGTCCTGATGAGATAGATGAACTGTTAGAGAGTTTAACAAAGCAAACCTATACATCGGAATACGAAGTGGTAATTATAGAAGATGGTTCAACTATCCGATGCGATACTATAGTATCCAAGTATCAAAATACACTATCAATATCCTATTATTACAAAGAAAATTCAGGACCGGGCGACTCCAGAAACTACGGGATGCAACATGCAAATGGAGATTATTTTATAATATTAGATTCCGATTGCATTATACCATCAAATTACCTAAGTAACATAAACCAAAGTTTAACGCACACCTACGTTGATTGTTTTGGAGGTCCAGATGCCGCGCTAGATAGTTTTAGTGATGTACAAAAAGCAATTAATTTTACCATGACCTCTTTTTTAACAACAGGAGGCATAAGAGGAAAATCCGAGAAAATAGAAAAATTTCAGCCCAGGAGCTTTAATATGGGTATCTCTAAAAAAGCATTTCAAGCCTCAGGCGGTTTTGGTAATATACACCCTGGCGAAGACCCCGACCTTTCTATTAGGCTTTGGAAACTGGGCTACCAAACAAAACTCTTTACAAACTGTTACGTGTACCATAAACGAAGAATAGATTGGCAGAAGTTTTACAAACAAGTAAATAAATTTGGTAAAGCCCGTCCAATACTAGATAAATGGCATCCTGAGTATAAAAAAGTAACCTTTTTATTTCCATCATTATTTATACTAGGCTTTGTTTTTGCTATACTCATAGCAGTATTTGGGGTAAAATCGCTACTGTATGCGTATGCTTTTTATTTTACTGTATTATTAGTCCTAGCTACTCTTCAAAACAAAAGTCTTAAAATAGGTATATTAAGCCTAATAGCTACTTGCATACAGTTTTACGGTTACGGTGTGGGGTATATGGCATCGTTTATAAAAGTACATATGCTATCTGCACAACCAGAACAAGCATTTCCAGAATTATTCTTTAAAAAATGA
- a CDS encoding sensor histidine kinase: MNKTRFRLLVFFMSLSLMGIILVQLYWVNSSIKNNEEQFKFHIQQVLGKVANKLQENDGLKFLRLYNISKDSLGEAPSREDMLPYYYNSRRKNIKGQNIIYSDNMSQRDYNLFFDRDRVGGYLDSDMDNPIPLGNNSNDTDTESSRTRDMQVWQRYQFQLYIKDFRDFNPLETRVSKPWLNEILRSELSQSGVKTPFEFAIYKNGLATKLRSSKFKWEQGISFQHPIYTDIDGKSGYRLLITFPKKKTFIFSSILGITSLSLIFTLIIIIAYLSAINQLIKQKQISEIKTDFINNMTHEFKTPIATINLALDAIKNPKIFGDPEKVQRYLKMIRDENKRMHSQVENVLQISKLDKKELDINKDQADVHEIIEDAIEHVNLIIEARQGKLIRKFEARRTTALLNDMHFTNVLVNILDNAIKYSPDEPVIEIHTENVKDFILIKIKDNGLGMSKNTQKRIFEKFYREHTGDLHNVKGHGLGLAYVKRVIEDHNANIYVESEKGKGSTFIIKMHLIN; the protein is encoded by the coding sequence ATGAACAAGACTAGGTTTCGTTTGCTTGTATTTTTTATGAGCCTATCGTTGATGGGTATTATATTAGTACAGCTATATTGGGTTAATTCTTCGATTAAAAATAACGAAGAACAATTTAAATTTCATATTCAGCAAGTACTTGGTAAAGTAGCCAATAAACTCCAAGAAAACGACGGTTTAAAATTCTTGCGACTCTATAATATCTCTAAAGATAGTTTGGGAGAAGCCCCATCCAGAGAGGATATGTTACCCTACTATTATAATTCTAGAAGAAAAAATATTAAAGGGCAAAATATTATCTATTCTGATAATATGAGCCAACGCGATTATAATCTGTTTTTTGATAGAGATAGGGTAGGAGGGTATTTAGATAGTGATATGGACAATCCTATACCATTAGGCAACAATAGTAATGATACCGATACCGAATCCTCCAGAACCAGAGATATGCAGGTTTGGCAACGTTACCAGTTCCAGTTGTACATTAAAGATTTTAGAGATTTTAACCCATTAGAAACCAGAGTTTCCAAGCCTTGGTTAAATGAGATACTAAGGTCGGAACTTTCTCAAAGCGGTGTAAAAACACCTTTTGAGTTTGCTATTTACAAAAACGGGCTTGCCACAAAACTACGTTCTTCAAAATTTAAATGGGAGCAAGGTATATCTTTCCAACATCCCATTTATACTGATATTGATGGTAAATCGGGTTACAGATTATTAATAACATTTCCTAAAAAGAAAACATTTATATTTTCGTCCATTTTAGGTATAACTTCGTTATCACTAATTTTTACATTAATTATAATCATTGCGTATCTTAGTGCTATTAATCAATTAATAAAGCAAAAACAGATATCTGAAATTAAAACAGACTTTATTAATAACATGACGCACGAGTTTAAAACACCTATTGCTACCATAAACTTGGCATTAGATGCCATTAAAAATCCAAAAATATTTGGTGATCCAGAAAAAGTGCAACGTTATTTAAAAATGATTCGTGACGAGAACAAACGCATGCACTCGCAGGTAGAAAACGTGTTACAGATATCGAAATTAGATAAAAAAGAGTTAGATATAAATAAGGATCAGGCTGATGTTCATGAGATTATAGAAGATGCTATTGAACATGTTAACTTAATTATTGAAGCCCGACAAGGCAAATTAATTCGTAAATTTGAGGCAAGACGTACAACAGCATTGTTAAATGATATGCACTTTACGAATGTTTTAGTTAATATTTTAGATAATGCTATAAAATATTCTCCTGATGAACCCGTTATAGAGATACATACGGAAAATGTAAAAGATTTCATATTAATAAAAATTAAGGACAACGGCTTAGGAATGTCTAAAAATACGCAGAAGCGAATTTTTGAGAAGTTTTACAGAGAACACACAGGCGATTTACACAATGTGAAAGGACATGGTTTGGGTCTTGCTTACGTAAAAAGAGTTATAGAAGACCATAATGCCAATATATACGTAGAAAGTGAAAAAGGAAAAGGTAGTACCTTTATAATAAAAATGCATCTAATAAATTAA
- a CDS encoding GEVED domain-containing protein, with protein MKNTTFLRSASDYGKNSKRWLLSYLTLFTLLSITAVSAQGTIGIGSGSATSANRVPIYSCYNYTYSQQIIQASEFATSGGVAGDITKVSYFYNSGGTNLANWNEWTVYLGHTTKTEFSSTTDWEDLANLTEVYSGAITPVAGEWFEITFTVPFNYDGTSNLIIAIDENVPGYSCTANFGSYSGNSNTGLFYFSDGTNPDPAAPPTGTLTSTLARIEFEGAVASCLAPSGLAVTTMGTNDADIAWDAVAAATDGYEYYHSTSNTTPVEATVATGTAASGDVSANIAGLTSNTTYYVWIRSNCGAGSVSSWSASTSFTTLCDATDVPYMQDVESATTPGVPACIITENAGLGNNWTTVTNPGYGFTDTTFRYQYNSSNAANAWFYLQGLNLTAGTSYRLSYTYGNDFTFYTEKLRVSYGTSAGAAAMLTELADHPDISSASPTTTFVDFTPTTTGVYYIGFNAYSAANQNRLFVDDISVTLTPTCEPVTGVVATTTSFTSGNVVWNESTDLPANGYEYYISTDATEPTGATIATGDVAAGVLTADLTGLTQDTEYYVWVRSACSDTDLSPWAGPSSFVTSYCTPAPTSVDNDGIINVDMGTISNATDAEAGNYADYSAQSTDAFVGATVDFAITYGTGYTYGTKIWIDWNDDTDFDDDGELVYTGLSESDNPTILTGSFAIPADAGLVGSHRVRIGGTDNNSGGTPCYTGSYGSYEDYSINIVMPPAPVITEFTPASYCAADGDITITGTGLGNATLEIGGEAITIDTNTDTEIVANVAAGISGTVAVTTVGGTDTTTDVFEVTTPATLTLSGTETTICDGNDTELVTITAGAADFDVYEWSPSDSVTGNATDGYTFSPSETTTFTLTASQSAGSCVVMVDYIVNVNPVPDPVTVTPETTDACFGEAIALMAEGGTSIIPIDYCVPTVGNTGASGDYIGSFSFADIENNDSGDAVTDYTYYSDLTANVEAGETYDLTVDAGGIFGQGFRIWIDYNMDGEFTTDESVYDSGSSGTDEFTGSVTISTTAFNGLTRMRVGCRYNAVPADADACGHTGYGEWEDYNVMVTGGQNAVDYVWSPIEGLYEDAEATIPYTGTGMQTVYAMPMATVTYTATVTTDLGCPASDTATLNITFTPAPTGDAEANFTTAATVADLVAMGTDIQWYNVATGGTALAATDDLSSGMYYATQTLDGCESGNRLAVMVTIPEMDWVNLQWPPMMEIVEGTTGTAYAQGYEPGVTPGAGPGIGVSAWIAVSTEDTDPSTWTNWVPMAFNTQVGNNDEFMAEIGEGLEPGTYYYASRFQYLQGPYSYGGYSADGGSFWDGVDYVSGMLTVTCGTMAPMADANQAVCDAGTIADLVVMGENIQWYDAEVDGAMLADTDALVDGMTYYASQTIDCESLTRTAVTVTINVTAAPMGDAEQTFEDGATVADLMAMGENIQWYDAEVDGAMLAATDMLVDGMMYYASQTMNDCESQDRLAVMATVNAPAIDYVNLQYPGEVTVSIAQSAMIYVQAYEAGVTEGTGPGFGVTAWIGVSTENTDPSTWDTWIPTTFNIQSGNNDEYVAEIGANLEPGTYYYASRVQLHEGSYMYGGYNEQGGNTWDGVMYVNGVLNVLCDTPAPDGATEQIVAYAGDAPVIANLDVTGTDVVWYPTAQDAIDGTNPLTSESVVEEGSTYYATQTINGCTGVVSLAVTVTGLLSDGIFDINSFNYYPNPVKDVLTIQHSSDITSVSVFNMLGQQVMVKQPNTTDAKLDMSALSDGTYIVTINADKTVKTIKVVKKQ; from the coding sequence ATGAAAAACACTACTTTTTTAAGAAGTGCTTCGGATTATGGGAAAAATTCGAAACGCTGGCTCTTGAGCTATTTAACCCTTTTTACCCTACTTTCCATTACGGCGGTATCTGCACAAGGTACTATTGGTATTGGTTCAGGTAGTGCTACCTCGGCAAACCGAGTGCCCATCTATTCGTGCTATAACTATACTTATAGCCAACAAATTATTCAAGCTTCAGAATTTGCTACTAGTGGCGGTGTAGCTGGAGACATTACTAAAGTAAGCTACTTTTATAACTCTGGAGGTACTAACTTGGCTAACTGGAATGAGTGGACTGTATATTTAGGTCATACTACCAAAACAGAGTTTTCATCAACTACAGATTGGGAAGATTTAGCAAACCTTACAGAAGTTTATTCTGGAGCAATTACTCCAGTGGCGGGTGAGTGGTTTGAAATCACTTTTACAGTTCCATTTAATTACGATGGAACAAGTAACCTAATTATTGCAATAGATGAGAATGTACCAGGATACTCATGTACTGCTAATTTTGGTTCGTACTCTGGTAACTCTAATACTGGACTTTTCTATTTCAGTGATGGTACTAACCCAGACCCTGCTGCCCCGCCAACAGGTACGCTAACTTCAACATTAGCAAGAATTGAATTTGAAGGAGCTGTTGCGTCATGCCTTGCTCCATCTGGTTTAGCAGTAACAACAATGGGTACTAACGATGCTGATATTGCTTGGGATGCTGTTGCAGCAGCAACAGATGGTTACGAGTACTACCATAGCACCTCAAACACTACACCAGTAGAGGCTACAGTGGCTACAGGTACAGCTGCTTCAGGAGATGTATCTGCAAATATCGCAGGGTTAACATCCAATACAACATACTACGTATGGATAAGAAGTAACTGTGGCGCAGGTTCAGTAAGTTCATGGTCAGCATCAACATCATTTACAACATTATGTGATGCTACAGATGTACCTTACATGCAGGATGTAGAATCGGCTACAACACCAGGTGTACCAGCTTGCATTATAACAGAAAATGCAGGATTAGGTAATAACTGGACAACCGTTACCAATCCAGGTTATGGTTTTACAGATACTACTTTTAGATACCAATACAACAGTAGTAACGCTGCAAATGCATGGTTTTACCTACAAGGGCTTAACTTAACAGCAGGAACTTCGTACCGATTATCATATACTTACGGTAACGATTTTACTTTTTATACCGAAAAACTAAGAGTATCTTACGGTACATCGGCTGGTGCAGCAGCAATGCTAACAGAGCTTGCAGATCATCCAGATATTAGTTCCGCTTCGCCAACTACAACTTTTGTAGATTTTACACCAACAACTACGGGTGTATACTATATAGGTTTCAATGCTTATTCTGCAGCAAATCAAAACAGATTATTTGTAGATGACATATCTGTAACATTAACGCCAACGTGTGAGCCTGTTACTGGAGTTGTTGCTACAACAACCTCTTTTACAAGCGGAAACGTGGTTTGGAATGAATCTACAGATTTACCAGCAAACGGTTACGAATATTATATAAGTACTGATGCTACTGAACCAACAGGAGCTACTATTGCTACTGGCGATGTTGCTGCTGGTGTGCTTACAGCAGATTTGACAGGACTTACACAAGATACAGAATATTATGTATGGGTACGCTCGGCATGTTCGGACACTGATCTTAGCCCATGGGCAGGACCATCATCATTCGTTACAAGCTATTGTACACCTGCACCTACTAGTGTAGACAATGATGGTATTATAAATGTAGACATGGGAACTATAAGTAATGCAACAGATGCAGAAGCAGGAAACTATGCAGACTATAGTGCACAATCTACAGATGCATTTGTAGGCGCTACGGTAGACTTTGCTATTACTTATGGTACAGGTTATACGTACGGAACAAAAATATGGATAGACTGGAATGATGATACTGATTTTGATGATGATGGAGAATTAGTATATACAGGACTTTCGGAAAGTGATAACCCAACCATACTTACAGGTTCGTTTGCCATTCCAGCAGATGCAGGTTTAGTAGGTTCGCACAGAGTACGAATAGGTGGAACAGATAATAACAGTGGTGGTACACCATGTTATACAGGTTCTTATGGTAGTTACGAAGATTATTCTATAAACATCGTAATGCCACCAGCACCCGTTATTACTGAGTTTACACCAGCATCATACTGTGCTGCCGATGGCGATATTACCATAACAGGTACAGGTTTAGGTAATGCTACACTCGAAATAGGGGGAGAAGCAATAACAATAGATACCAATACAGATACTGAAATTGTGGCTAACGTAGCAGCAGGAATTTCAGGAACAGTAGCCGTAACAACAGTTGGTGGTACAGATACTACTACAGATGTGTTTGAAGTAACAACACCAGCAACATTAACGTTAAGCGGTACAGAAACCACTATTTGTGATGGAAACGACACAGAACTAGTAACAATTACTGCAGGAGCTGCTGATTTTGATGTGTACGAATGGTCGCCATCCGATAGTGTTACAGGTAATGCAACTGATGGGTACACATTTTCACCATCAGAAACTACTACGTTTACATTAACAGCATCACAATCAGCAGGAAGTTGTGTTGTAATGGTAGATTATATAGTAAATGTAAACCCTGTTCCAGACCCTGTAACCGTTACGCCAGAAACTACCGATGCTTGTTTCGGTGAAGCAATAGCACTTATGGCAGAAGGTGGAACATCTATAATACCAATAGATTATTGTGTTCCAACAGTAGGTAATACAGGTGCATCAGGAGATTACATTGGAAGTTTCTCTTTTGCAGATATCGAAAATAATGATTCTGGTGATGCAGTAACAGATTATACTTATTATAGTGATTTAACAGCTAATGTTGAAGCAGGAGAAACATACGATCTTACAGTCGATGCAGGAGGAATATTCGGACAAGGTTTCCGCATATGGATAGATTATAACATGGACGGTGAGTTTACTACTGATGAAAGCGTTTATGATTCAGGCTCATCAGGTACTGACGAGTTTACAGGTTCGGTTACAATTTCTACTACTGCATTTAACGGACTTACAAGAATGCGTGTAGGATGTAGATATAATGCAGTACCTGCAGATGCCGATGCTTGCGGACATACAGGTTATGGTGAGTGGGAAGATTATAATGTAATGGTTACAGGCGGTCAGAACGCTGTAGATTACGTATGGTCGCCAATAGAAGGGCTTTACGAAGATGCTGAGGCTACTATACCTTATACAGGTACAGGTATGCAAACAGTATATGCAATGCCAATGGCCACAGTAACCTATACTGCTACAGTAACTACAGATCTTGGATGTCCAGCATCTGATACTGCTACACTAAACATTACCTTTACACCAGCTCCAACAGGAGATGCCGAAGCTAACTTTACAACAGCAGCAACAGTTGCTGATTTAGTAGCAATGGGTACCGATATACAATGGTACAACGTTGCAACAGGCGGTACAGCATTAGCTGCAACAGACGATTTATCGTCAGGAATGTACTACGCTACACAAACTCTTGATGGTTGTGAAAGTGGTAACAGACTTGCTGTTATGGTAACAATTCCAGAAATGGATTGGGTAAACCTACAATGGCCTCCGATGATGGAGATTGTAGAAGGAACTACAGGTACAGCCTATGCACAAGGGTATGAGCCAGGTGTTACACCAGGTGCAGGACCAGGTATAGGAGTAAGCGCATGGATAGCCGTTAGTACAGAAGATACTGATCCGTCTACATGGACAAACTGGGTACCGATGGCGTTTAATACGCAAGTTGGTAACAATGATGAGTTTATGGCAGAAATAGGCGAGGGCTTAGAGCCAGGTACATATTACTATGCTTCAAGATTCCAGTACCTACAAGGACCATACAGCTACGGTGGTTATAGTGCCGATGGCGGATCGTTCTGGGACGGTGTTGATTACGTGAGCGGAATGTTAACAGTTACATGTGGTACAATGGCACCAATGGCAGATGCTAACCAAGCAGTTTGTGATGCAGGTACTATTGCAGACCTTGTTGTAATGGGAGAAAACATACAATGGTATGATGCTGAGGTTGACGGCGCAATGCTTGCAGATACCGATGCACTTGTAGATGGAATGACATATTATGCTTCGCAAACAATAGACTGCGAAAGTTTAACAAGAACTGCAGTAACAGTAACTATAAATGTAACTGCTGCTCCTATGGGCGATGCAGAACAAACTTTTGAAGACGGAGCTACAGTAGCAGACCTTATGGCAATGGGAGAAAACATTCAGTGGTATGATGCTGAAGTTGATGGAGCAATGCTTGCGGCTACCGATATGCTTGTAGATGGCATGATGTATTACGCATCGCAAACCATGAACGATTGCGAAAGCCAAGACAGACTTGCTGTTATGGCTACCGTTAACGCACCTGCTATAGACTACGTTAACCTACAATACCCAGGCGAAGTAACTGTTTCAATTGCACAATCAGCAATGATTTATGTGCAGGCTTACGAAGCAGGAGTAACAGAAGGTACAGGACCAGGTTTTGGTGTAACCGCTTGGATAGGGGTTAGCACAGAAAATACAGACCCATCTACTTGGGATACTTGGATACCAACAACATTCAATATCCAATCAGGTAACAATGATGAGTACGTAGCCGAAATAGGAGCAAACCTTGAGCCAGGTACATACTACTATGCATCAAGAGTTCAGCTACACGAAGGTTCATACATGTATGGAGGTTACAACGAGCAAGGTGGTAACACATGGGACGGTGTAATGTACGTAAACGGTGTACTTAATGTACTTTGTGATACACCAGCACCAGATGGAGCAACAGAGCAAATAGTAGCATATGCTGGTGATGCACCAGTTATAGCAAACCTTGATGTAACAGGAACCGACGTTGTTTGGTATCCAACAGCACAAGATGCTATAGATGGTACTAACCCATTAACAAGCGAGTCTGTAGTGGAAGAAGGATCAACTTACTACGCTACACAAACAATAAACGGTTGTACAGGTGTAGTTAGTCTTGCAGTAACTGTAACAGGATTACTATCAGATGGTATTTTCGATATCAATTCGTTCAACTACTATCCAAACCCTGTTAAGGATGTACTTACAATACAACATTCTTCAGACATTACATCTGTATCAGTATTCAACATGTTAGGACAACAAGTTATGGTTAAGCAACCTAACACAACTGATGCAAAACTAGATATGTCGGCACTATCAGATGGAACTTATATAGTAACCATTAACGCTGACAAAACTGTAAAAACAATTAAAGTGGTCAAAAAACAATAG